In one window of Nakamurella sp. PAMC28650 DNA:
- a CDS encoding VOC family protein yields the protein MTTRLNPYLSFRDTARDAMEFYRSVLGGELTLSTFGDLQGSEDPAEQDKIMHGLLVSPSGLTLMGADTPDSMQFNPGDNVSVSLSGEDDGELRGYWDKLSEGATITAPLNRAPWGDTFGMCTDRFGVNWLVNITGAPTA from the coding sequence ATGACGACCCGTCTGAACCCCTACCTGAGTTTCCGCGACACTGCCCGGGACGCAATGGAATTCTACCGATCGGTGCTCGGTGGTGAACTGACGCTCAGCACTTTCGGTGATCTGCAGGGCAGCGAAGACCCTGCTGAGCAGGACAAGATCATGCACGGGTTGTTGGTCTCGCCCAGTGGCCTCACCCTGATGGGCGCCGACACCCCCGACAGCATGCAGTTCAACCCGGGCGACAACGTCTCGGTGTCCCTCAGTGGCGAAGACGACGGGGAACTGCGGGGCTACTGGGACAAACTGTCCGAGGGTGCGACGATCACGGCGCCGCTGAACCGCGCGCCCTGGGGTGACACCTTCGGGATGTGCACCGACCGGTTCGGCGTCAACTGGCTGGTGAACATCACGGGCGCACCGACGGCCTGA
- a CDS encoding metalloregulator ArsR/SmtB family transcription factor — protein sequence MSFAMLADPTRVRILWALRTGTSDVATLAAAAGCRPTVASQHLSKLRLAGLVQGTRNGRQVFYQLRGGHVRNLLQEAMFHADHQMTGEPVHD from the coding sequence GTGTCCTTTGCGATGCTCGCCGATCCGACCAGGGTGCGGATCCTGTGGGCGCTGCGGACCGGGACCTCGGACGTCGCGACCCTGGCCGCCGCGGCCGGCTGTCGGCCGACCGTGGCCAGTCAGCATCTGTCGAAGCTGCGCCTCGCAGGTCTGGTGCAGGGCACCCGCAACGGCCGCCAGGTCTTCTACCAACTGCGCGGCGGCCACGTCCGAAACCTCCTGCAGGAGGCCATGTTCCACGCCGACCATCAGATGACCGGCGAACCCGTCCACGACTGA
- a CDS encoding cation diffusion facilitator family transporter, with translation MVHPIDHGHPHQHAHPNGDHGHGRGRRGHDSGHEHGNDSGHEHGHSHGDDGWWGRFRHAVSNAVGGHSHDTADQIDDPLEADSAGRRALVISLIGLGITALLQLVVVLISGSIALLGDTLHNVADALTAVPLLIAFTLARRPPTKKYTYGYGRAEDIGGLFVILMMLLSSVLAAYEAIYRLLHPQQVHYLWAVAAAGLVGFVGNEIVARYRIRVGRQIGSAALVADGLHARTDGFTSLAVLLGAGGVAVGWQWADPVVGLLITVAILGVLQSAVRQVGARLMDAVDPELVDQATAAMLTVGGINGVRELRIRWIGHTLRAEADVTVDPALSVGQAHDLAHHAEQHLLADVRRLTGATIHISPAGAHAGALAGAPLDAGADRSSAHRGH, from the coding sequence ATGGTTCACCCCATTGATCACGGTCACCCCCACCAGCATGCGCACCCGAACGGTGACCACGGGCACGGGCGCGGGCGGCGCGGGCACGACAGCGGTCACGAGCACGGGAATGACAGCGGCCACGAGCACGGGCATTCCCACGGCGACGATGGCTGGTGGGGCCGGTTCCGACATGCCGTCTCCAATGCGGTGGGCGGGCATTCGCACGACACCGCCGATCAGATCGACGATCCGTTGGAAGCAGACAGCGCTGGCCGCCGTGCCCTGGTGATCAGCCTCATCGGTCTGGGCATCACCGCCCTGCTGCAACTGGTCGTGGTGCTGATCTCGGGGTCGATCGCGCTGCTGGGTGACACCCTGCACAACGTCGCCGATGCGTTGACCGCTGTGCCGTTGCTGATCGCGTTCACCCTGGCCCGCCGGCCGCCGACGAAGAAGTACACCTACGGTTACGGCCGCGCCGAGGACATCGGCGGCCTGTTCGTCATCCTGATGATGCTGCTGTCCAGCGTGCTGGCCGCCTACGAGGCGATCTACCGGTTGCTGCACCCGCAGCAGGTGCACTACCTGTGGGCGGTGGCCGCTGCGGGCCTGGTCGGGTTCGTGGGCAACGAGATCGTCGCCCGGTATCGCATCCGCGTGGGCCGGCAGATCGGCTCGGCCGCACTGGTCGCCGATGGTCTGCACGCCCGCACCGACGGGTTCACCAGCCTGGCAGTGCTTCTCGGGGCCGGCGGAGTCGCGGTCGGCTGGCAGTGGGCCGACCCCGTCGTCGGTCTGCTGATCACCGTGGCCATCCTGGGCGTCCTTCAGTCCGCGGTCAGGCAGGTGGGGGCCCGCCTGATGGACGCCGTCGACCCCGAACTGGTCGATCAGGCGACCGCGGCGATGTTGACCGTCGGCGGCATCAACGGGGTCAGGGAACTGCGGATCCGGTGGATCGGGCACACCCTGCGCGCCGAGGCCGACGTCACCGTCGATCCCGCGCTGTCCGTGGGGCAGGCTCACGATCTTGCCCACCACGCCGAGCAGCACCTCCTGGCCGACGTCCGGCGACTCACCGGCGCCACCATCCACATCAGCCCTGCCGGAGCGCATGCCGGCGCGCTTGCCGGCGCGCCGCTGGACGCAGGCGCGGATAGGTCCAGCGCGCACCGGGGTCATTGA
- a CDS encoding NRAMP family divalent metal transporter, with the protein MTSNVNTPQKVSAALDSAHVGDIQGALGTIRMDDEGPRVGVSAKMRTLLAIVGPGLIVMVGDNDAGAFSTYTQAGQNYGTRLLWTLLLLVPVLYVNQEMVLRLGAVAGVGHARLILERFGKFWGAFSVIDLFLLNALTIVTEFIGISLGLQYLGIPKVPGVLVAALVVLAAASTGSFQRFERVCLTLVAGSLLLVPIFFLAHPGFGQLTHDFLVPGMPGGASLSTVMLLIIGIVGTTVAPWQLFFQQSYIIDKRITPRFMNYEKADLWIGMAIVIVGGGAMFAFATATFAGHPEAGNFTDAAGVAQGLGKYVSKTAGVLFAIALIDASIIGAAAVGLSTSYALGDVLGLKHSLHRKPSEAKGFYAVFAGLLLVAATIVLIPGSPLGLLTEGVQTLAGVLLPSATVFLLLLCNDREVLGPWVNSLRLNVFTSAVVAVLVTLSIVLTASVLFPSIGSAAILTILGTGAGILLVGGVVFGVNRLRHPPATDPDAVDRSLRPTWRMPPIAMLTRPQLSTGRRIGLTVLRTYLLVAMIMVIIRIVQLALGH; encoded by the coding sequence ATGACCTCGAATGTGAACACGCCGCAGAAAGTCTCTGCGGCATTGGATTCCGCCCATGTCGGTGATATCCAGGGTGCGTTGGGCACGATCCGGATGGACGACGAAGGCCCCCGGGTGGGGGTGTCGGCGAAGATGCGTACCTTGCTGGCGATCGTCGGTCCGGGGCTGATCGTGATGGTCGGCGACAATGATGCTGGGGCGTTCTCCACCTACACCCAGGCCGGTCAGAACTACGGCACCCGGCTGTTGTGGACGTTGTTGCTGCTGGTGCCGGTGCTGTACGTGAACCAGGAGATGGTGCTCCGGCTGGGGGCGGTCGCCGGGGTCGGGCACGCCCGTCTGATCCTGGAGCGGTTCGGGAAGTTCTGGGGCGCCTTCAGTGTCATCGATCTGTTCCTGCTCAACGCGTTGACGATCGTCACCGAGTTCATCGGGATCAGTCTGGGTCTGCAGTATCTGGGTATCCCGAAGGTGCCGGGGGTGCTGGTGGCGGCGTTGGTGGTGTTGGCGGCGGCGAGCACCGGGTCGTTCCAGCGGTTCGAACGGGTCTGTCTGACGTTGGTGGCCGGGTCGTTGCTGTTGGTGCCGATCTTCTTCCTGGCCCATCCCGGTTTCGGGCAGCTCACCCACGATTTCCTGGTGCCCGGGATGCCCGGCGGTGCGTCGCTGTCGACGGTGATGCTGCTGATCATCGGGATCGTCGGGACGACGGTGGCGCCGTGGCAGTTGTTCTTCCAGCAGTCCTACATCATCGACAAGAGAATCACGCCGCGGTTCATGAACTACGAGAAAGCCGACCTGTGGATCGGTATGGCGATCGTGATCGTGGGTGGCGGCGCGATGTTCGCCTTCGCCACTGCCACGTTCGCCGGTCACCCGGAGGCCGGGAATTTCACCGACGCCGCCGGGGTCGCGCAGGGGTTGGGCAAGTACGTCAGCAAGACCGCGGGGGTGCTGTTCGCGATCGCGTTGATCGATGCCTCGATCATCGGCGCCGCCGCGGTCGGTCTGTCCACCTCCTACGCGCTGGGCGATGTGCTGGGCCTGAAGCACTCGCTGCACCGCAAACCGTCCGAGGCCAAGGGTTTCTACGCGGTGTTCGCGGGTCTGTTGTTGGTGGCCGCGACGATCGTGCTGATCCCGGGTAGCCCGCTGGGGTTGCTGACCGAGGGGGTGCAGACCCTGGCCGGGGTGCTGTTGCCGTCGGCGACGGTGTTCCTGCTGTTGTTGTGCAACGACCGGGAGGTGTTGGGGCCGTGGGTGAACAGCCTGCGCCTGAACGTCTTCACCTCCGCGGTGGTGGCGGTGTTGGTGACGTTGTCGATCGTGCTGACCGCCAGTGTGCTGTTCCCCTCGATCGGGTCGGCGGCGATCCTGACGATCCTGGGCACCGGCGCGGGCATCCTGCTCGTCGGCGGGGTGGTGTTCGGGGTCAACCGCCTGCGGCACCCGCCGGCAACCGACCCGGATGCGGTGGATCGCAGCCTGCGGCCGACGTGGCGGATGCCGCCGATCGCGATGCTGACCCGGCCGCAGCTGTCCACCGGTCGCCGGATCGGCCTGACGGTGCTGCGGACCTATCTGCTGGTGGCGATGATCATGGTCATCATCCGGATCGTGCAACTCGCCCTCGGCCACTGA
- a CDS encoding magnesium transporter MgtE N-terminal domain-containing protein, with protein sequence MNVNHHPAASSSASPPAGLYLSVLLKHAVVDATGQSMGELSDGIIRLRGDQYPLLTGLTVKVGQSPVFVTITDVSSIDVARIELSTPRLDLRPFERRAGEVLLRADVLGHRLIDVDRAVLVRAYDVELRATAEGWVVAGLDVHKHRWLHLGGRHERHPSRDWRSFEALIGHQPSLLTRSPSGRLRRLRAAQIADLIEEATTAEQDELLAHVHDDPELEADVFEELDDDRQARLLKSRTVKQVADVLTRMRADDAADAVMDLPQDRRQAVLDLLPEPQHTKVLTLLGYHDATAGGLMGTDFLAISQDDTIEQALAVLRAATTAQPEALTTLYSVDEKGRLVGAIGLVRALQKDPRSTLREVADAHPVHASPADDLIDVTMRMADFNLFTLPVVDAENKILGVITVDDALEAAIPKDWRRREPRHHNTNAPADPIR encoded by the coding sequence ATGAACGTCAACCACCACCCCGCCGCTTCCTCGTCCGCCTCGCCGCCGGCCGGTCTGTATCTGTCGGTGCTGCTCAAGCACGCCGTCGTCGACGCCACCGGGCAGAGCATGGGGGAGTTGTCCGACGGCATCATCCGGTTGCGTGGTGATCAGTACCCGCTGCTCACCGGATTGACGGTGAAAGTGGGGCAGAGTCCGGTGTTCGTGACGATCACCGATGTGAGCTCCATCGATGTGGCCCGGATCGAGCTGTCCACCCCGCGGCTGGACCTCCGGCCTTTCGAGCGTCGCGCCGGGGAGGTACTGCTGCGGGCAGATGTACTGGGCCACCGGCTGATCGATGTGGACCGTGCCGTACTGGTCCGCGCCTACGACGTGGAACTGCGGGCCACCGCCGAAGGGTGGGTGGTGGCCGGGTTGGACGTGCACAAGCATCGGTGGCTGCATCTGGGGGGCCGTCACGAGCGGCACCCGTCCCGCGACTGGCGCAGTTTCGAGGCGCTGATCGGTCACCAACCGTCCCTGCTGACCAGGTCACCGTCGGGACGGCTCCGGCGGTTGCGGGCCGCGCAGATCGCCGATCTCATCGAAGAAGCCACCACCGCCGAGCAGGACGAGCTGTTGGCCCACGTCCACGACGACCCCGAACTGGAAGCCGACGTCTTCGAGGAACTCGATGACGACCGGCAGGCCAGACTGCTGAAAAGCCGCACCGTCAAACAGGTCGCCGACGTATTGACCCGGATGCGGGCCGATGACGCCGCCGATGCGGTGATGGACCTGCCGCAGGATCGCCGTCAGGCGGTGCTGGACCTGCTGCCGGAACCGCAGCACACGAAAGTGCTGACGCTGCTGGGTTATCACGACGCCACCGCCGGCGGCCTGATGGGCACAGATTTCCTCGCCATCAGCCAGGACGACACCATCGAGCAGGCCCTTGCGGTGCTGCGGGCGGCCACGACCGCACAACCGGAGGCGTTGACGACCCTCTACAGCGTCGACGAGAAGGGCCGCCTGGTCGGGGCGATCGGTCTGGTCAGGGCCCTGCAGAAAGATCCCCGGTCGACGTTGCGGGAGGTCGCCGACGCCCATCCGGTGCACGCGAGTCCTGCCGACGACCTGATCGACGTGACCATGCGGATGGCCGATTTCAACCTGTTCACCCTCCCCGTGGTGGATGCCGAGAACAAGATCCTCGGGGTCATCACCGTCGACGACGCCCTGGAGGCGGCCATCCCGAAGGACTGGCGACGACGAGAACCCCGCCACCACAACACGAATGCTCCGGCGGATCCGATCCGCTGA